In Clostridium sp., one DNA window encodes the following:
- a CDS encoding Crp/Fnr family transcriptional regulator, translated as MDTMLNPLKKCILMKNFSDSEIENLLAGLPLTVDSYSRNEVIAIEGSSCSKIGIILSGIVEVQKLYASGKIITMSSLSEGNIFGEVIIFSNRNTYPATIISSTSSNIMFISKESILKLCSMHSIFLNNFMTLLSDKILMLNKKVKNMSYQTLRQKIAAYLLEEYESQKSLRVKLNITKKELAGQLGVPRPSLSRELINMKNDNLIEMIKNTIIIKDIESIYNLFY; from the coding sequence ATGGATACAATGTTAAACCCATTGAAGAAATGCATATTGATGAAAAATTTTTCTGACAGTGAAATAGAAAATCTTCTGGCGGGGCTTCCCCTTACTGTTGACAGCTATTCAAGAAATGAAGTCATTGCCATAGAAGGTTCCAGCTGTTCAAAAATAGGTATAATACTTAGCGGAATCGTTGAAGTACAAAAGCTGTATGCATCTGGTAAAATCATTACCATGAGCAGTTTATCCGAAGGCAATATATTTGGTGAGGTTATAATATTTTCAAATAGAAATACCTACCCTGCAACCATAATTTCCTCAACCAGTTCAAATATAATGTTTATATCAAAGGAGAGTATATTAAAGCTCTGCAGTATGCACTCTATTTTTTTGAATAATTTTATGACGCTTCTGTCTGACAAGATATTGATGCTGAATAAAAAAGTAAAAAACATGTCCTATCAGACTTTAAGGCAGAAAATTGCAGCATATCTTTTGGAAGAATATGAATCACAAAAAAGCTTGAGAGTAAAATTGAATATTACAAAAAAGGAATTGGCCGGTCAGCTTGGAGTTCCGAGACCTTCACTTTCAAGAGAACTTATAAATATGAAAAATGACAATTTAATTGAAATGATAAAAAATACGATAATCATAAAGGACATAGAATCTATATATAATTTATTTTATTAG
- a CDS encoding biotin--[acetyl-CoA-carboxylase] ligase, whose amino-acid sequence MKESILNLLRENNDTFLSGQLISEKLKVSRTAIWKYINILRNEGYRIDSSPKKGYKLMYSPDILTYDEIKCNLHTNCIGKNFFYFDSINSTNMKAKELAEKGESHGTVVVSEEQTIGHGRLGRTWISPKYKGIWLSIILRPQTAPVNVPKITQIAAAAVITALNELEIDGYVKWPNDIIINHKKVCGILTEMSGELNMVNYVVVGMGVNVNLDKCDFKGDISNKASSLKIETGSPIDRKLLLALIMNKFENLYNEFEENLSIKSSISICKEHSAVLGRDIKIIFNGKEYFAKAIDIGENGELIVKYPDGSIKHIISGEISIRALNGYI is encoded by the coding sequence ATGAAAGAATCGATATTAAATTTACTGAGAGAAAACAATGACACCTTTCTGTCCGGTCAGCTTATAAGTGAAAAATTAAAAGTAAGCCGTACAGCCATATGGAAATATATAAATATATTGAGAAATGAGGGGTATAGGATAGATTCCTCTCCGAAAAAGGGATACAAACTTATGTATTCTCCGGATATACTTACTTATGATGAAATAAAATGTAATCTTCATACAAATTGTATCGGGAAAAATTTTTTCTATTTTGACAGCATAAATTCTACAAACATGAAAGCAAAGGAACTTGCAGAAAAAGGTGAATCTCATGGAACCGTTGTAGTCTCGGAAGAACAGACTATAGGGCATGGAAGACTGGGGCGAACCTGGATTTCTCCAAAATACAAGGGTATATGGCTTTCCATAATTTTAAGACCTCAAACTGCTCCTGTAAATGTTCCTAAAATAACCCAGATAGCTGCAGCTGCAGTTATAACGGCCTTAAATGAATTAGAAATAGACGGATATGTCAAATGGCCCAATGACATAATCATAAACCACAAAAAAGTATGTGGAATACTTACGGAAATGAGCGGTGAACTCAACATGGTAAATTACGTGGTTGTGGGAATGGGTGTAAATGTAAATCTTGACAAATGTGATTTCAAAGGTGACATATCAAACAAGGCCTCTTCTCTGAAAATTGAAACAGGTTCTCCCATTGACAGGAAACTTCTTCTTGCACTGATAATGAACAAGTTTGAAAATCTTTATAATGAATTTGAGGAAAATCTTAGTATTAAATCATCCATAAGCATATGTAAAGAACACTCCGCTGTACTCGGGCGTGATATAAAGATAATATTCAACGGAAAAGAATATTTCGCAAAAGCTATAGATATTGGAGAAAATGGCGAACTTATAGTAAAATATCCCGATGGGTCAATAAAACACATAATATCCGGTGAAATATCCATAAGGGCACTTAATGGATACATTTAA
- a CDS encoding ribonuclease Z: MLDLCLLGCGGSMPTPDRFLTSVLVSYNGRKLLIDCGEGTQVSLKINKLGFKSIDAILFTHFHADHIAGLPGLLLTIANSGREEPLTMIGPRGLSKVVSGLRIIAPKLPYKINLVELFGSKENCEKIGNFDINILPVDHGIECFAYSIYIRRNRKFDREKAVLNNVPINLWSRLQKEECITYNGVLYKSDMVLGEPRRGIKFSYCTDSRPIPELIDFVRNSDLFVCEGTYGDNGKYEKAVEYKHMLFRESAVLAKKSHVKELWLTHFSPSMVNPEIYLEDTRKIFENTVLGENGMKKNLNFEDDGYIML; encoded by the coding sequence ATGTTGGATTTATGTTTGCTTGGCTGTGGAGGAAGTATGCCAACTCCGGATAGGTTCTTAACATCAGTGCTTGTTTCATATAATGGAAGAAAACTTCTTATAGACTGCGGAGAGGGAACACAGGTGAGTTTAAAAATAAACAAATTGGGATTCAAGTCCATAGATGCCATCTTGTTTACACACTTTCATGCAGATCATATTGCAGGCTTACCGGGACTTCTTCTGACAATAGCCAATTCCGGGAGAGAAGAACCACTGACCATGATAGGACCCCGCGGGCTATCAAAAGTAGTAAGTGGATTGAGGATAATAGCACCTAAGCTTCCCTATAAGATAAATTTAGTAGAACTCTTTGGAAGCAAAGAAAATTGTGAAAAAATAGGCAACTTTGACATAAATATATTACCTGTAGATCATGGAATAGAATGTTTTGCATATTCTATCTACATAAGGAGAAATAGAAAATTTGACAGAGAAAAAGCTGTGCTTAATAATGTCCCGATAAATTTGTGGAGCAGACTTCAAAAGGAAGAGTGCATAACATATAATGGTGTACTTTATAAAAGTGATATGGTTCTTGGGGAACCACGCAGAGGAATCAAGTTTTCATATTGTACGGATTCAAGACCGATTCCAGAGTTGATAGATTTTGTGAGAAATTCGGATTTATTTGTATGTGAAGGTACCTATGGTGACAATGGAAAATATGAGAAAGCTGTAGAATACAAGCATATGCTTTTTAGAGAATCGGCAGTACTTGCAAAAAAATCTCATGTAAAGGAATTATGGCTGACTCATTTCAGTCCGTCTATGGTAAATCCTGAAATCTATCTTGAAGATACAAGAAAAATATTTGAAAATACTGTTTTAGGTGAGAATGGAATGAAAAAAAATCTTAATTTTGAAGATGATGGTTATATTATGTTATAA
- the iadA gene encoding beta-aspartyl-peptidase has protein sequence MLLVKNIEIFSPEYIGKKNILICYDKIAYLSSKVNLPDRYFPEITIIDGEGLTAVPGIIDLHIHINGAGGEGGFINRTPEMNLTSFTTNGITTCVGLLGTDGITRNMGGLLSKARALESEGISTYCWTGCYEVPTRTLTNTVRGDIILIDKIIGAGEIAISDYRGSHPSCHNLAHIASETCAGGLLSSKCGILHLHVGDDKSGLQPLFDLIDSAEIPLENLLPTHLNRNPLLVKQSIDYAKAGGFVDITTGIKNEDGTSSISASQLYMSMLKENISPYHITMSSDAGGSMPIFDHDGNLIKLTVGLPTTDMEAIRESVEKNTSLETALIPFTSSPARLLKLKDKGHIKENFDADILLLDKKLNLYCVIARGRIMVNNYKPIVYGTFEHPSL, from the coding sequence ATGTTACTTGTTAAAAATATAGAAATTTTTTCCCCAGAGTACATAGGGAAGAAAAATATACTTATCTGTTATGACAAAATAGCCTATTTATCCTCCAAAGTAAACTTGCCTGACAGGTATTTTCCCGAAATAACCATTATTGATGGTGAAGGCCTAACTGCCGTTCCAGGTATTATCGACCTCCATATTCACATAAACGGTGCCGGCGGTGAAGGTGGTTTTATAAACAGGACTCCTGAAATGAACCTCACCAGTTTTACTACAAACGGCATTACAACCTGTGTTGGTCTTCTAGGTACAGACGGCATTACCAGAAATATGGGTGGATTGCTTTCAAAAGCAAGGGCTCTTGAATCCGAAGGGATAAGTACTTACTGCTGGACAGGATGTTATGAAGTTCCTACGAGAACACTGACAAACACAGTGAGAGGGGACATAATTCTCATAGATAAAATAATAGGTGCTGGCGAAATAGCCATATCCGACTATAGAGGAAGCCATCCTTCCTGCCATAATCTAGCCCACATTGCAAGTGAAACATGTGCTGGCGGCCTTCTATCAAGTAAATGCGGCATACTCCATCTTCATGTTGGAGATGACAAAAGTGGACTTCAACCTTTATTTGACCTCATCGACAGTGCAGAAATTCCTTTGGAAAATCTTCTTCCAACTCATTTGAACAGAAATCCCCTGCTTGTAAAACAGTCCATTGATTATGCCAAAGCAGGTGGATTTGTGGATATAACTACAGGTATAAAAAATGAAGATGGAACATCATCTATATCAGCATCACAATTATACATGTCAATGTTAAAAGAAAATATTTCTCCCTACCATATAACAATGAGTTCCGATGCCGGAGGAAGCATGCCCATATTTGACCATGATGGGAATCTGATAAAATTAACTGTAGGACTTCCTACTACGGACATGGAAGCTATAAGGGAATCGGTTGAAAAAAATACATCACTGGAAACTGCCCTTATACCATTTACTTCTTCACCTGCCCGTCTTTTAAAATTAAAAGACAAGGGCCATATAAAAGAAAACTTTGATGCTGATATACTGCTTCTTGACAAAAAATTGAATCTATACTGTGTAATAGCCAGAGGCAGAATCATGGTAAACAATTATAAGCCTATAGTTTATGGGACATTCGAACATCCTAGCTTATGA
- a CDS encoding thiazole synthase, whose translation MDKLIIGGKELSSRLFLGTGKYSSDELLPDVLKSAETNVVTTALRRVDMHSNRGNIVDFIGKEYILLPNTSGARTADEVVRLAKLGRAAGCGNWIKIEAVSDNKYLLPDNIETIKATEELVKDGFVVLPYINPDLSDAKRLVNVGAAAVMPLGSPIGSNRGIRTKEMIRILIDEIDIPVIVDAGIGKPSDATLVMEMGADAVLVNTAIATSENPVLMAEAFKYAVKAGRQAYIAKLGAQRDRAEASSPLTGFLR comes from the coding sequence ATGGATAAGTTGATTATTGGAGGAAAAGAACTCAGCAGCAGATTGTTTTTAGGAACAGGTAAATATTCTTCGGACGAGTTATTGCCGGATGTACTGAAAAGTGCAGAGACTAATGTGGTGACTACAGCACTTAGAAGAGTAGATATGCATTCCAACAGAGGAAACATTGTAGATTTTATAGGCAAGGAGTATATATTGCTTCCCAATACATCAGGGGCAAGGACAGCAGATGAAGTGGTGAGACTGGCCAAGCTTGGAAGAGCTGCAGGATGTGGAAACTGGATAAAGATAGAGGCAGTATCTGATAATAAATATCTTCTGCCGGACAATATTGAAACTATAAAAGCAACAGAGGAACTTGTCAAAGATGGATTTGTCGTACTCCCATATATAAATCCCGATCTTTCAGATGCAAAGAGACTTGTAAATGTGGGTGCAGCAGCAGTTATGCCTCTTGGCTCACCAATAGGATCAAACCGTGGAATAAGGACTAAAGAAATGATTAGAATACTTATAGATGAAATAGATATTCCTGTAATAGTAGATGCAGGCATAGGCAAACCTTCCGATGCAACTTTGGTTATGGAAATGGGAGCAGATGCCGTACTTGTAAATACAGCGATAGCTACATCAGAAAATCCCGTACTTATGGCAGAGGCCTTTAAATATGCAGTAAAAGCCGGAAGACAGGCATATATTGCAAAGTTAGGTGCTCAAAGAGACAGAGCTGAAGCTTCTTCTCCACTCACGGGATTTTTGAGATAG
- a CDS encoding thiamine phosphate synthase: MKNEDIFKLKGSKRIISITNRHLVPEGCLYSTLEKCARLGTDAIMLREKDLCYEEIIAMGKSIKDICDRYNKRFIINGSARAALNLRAFAFHTGFQIFKSMEENSREIDTLKNKNIKIGVSIHSVREAVEVEKSGADYIIAGNIFETGCKPGLEGKGLDFLKKVIEGVDIPVIAIGGIGPSNIEEVLNTGAYGVAIMSCAMLL, translated from the coding sequence ATGAAAAATGAGGATATTTTTAAATTGAAGGGAAGCAAAAGGATAATTTCAATTACAAACAGACATCTTGTACCGGAAGGATGTCTATATAGTACGCTGGAAAAATGTGCCCGGCTTGGTACGGATGCCATAATGCTCAGGGAAAAAGACTTATGTTATGAAGAAATCATTGCAATGGGTAAAAGTATTAAAGATATATGCGATAGATACAATAAAAGATTCATAATAAATGGAAGTGCAAGAGCAGCTTTGAATCTCAGGGCTTTTGCATTCCATACAGGATTTCAGATATTTAAATCCATGGAGGAAAATAGCAGGGAGATAGATACTCTGAAAAATAAAAATATAAAGATAGGAGTCTCAATCCACAGTGTCCGGGAAGCTGTAGAAGTTGAAAAGTCAGGGGCAGATTATATAATAGCCGGTAATATATTTGAAACCGGCTGTAAACCAGGCTTGGAAGGAAAAGGACTGGATTTTTTAAAAAAAGTAATTGAAGGTGTAGATATACCTGTAATTGCAATAGGAGGTATAGGGCCTTCCAATATTGAAGAAGTTCTTAATACTGGAGCTTATGGTGTTGCAATAATGTCATGTGCCATGCTGCTCTGA
- the thiS gene encoding sulfur carrier protein ThiS, whose protein sequence is MIVNGEKMEFQDGITISELLEALSIDSNNVAVEVDMEIAERGRFGNIKLNSNSNVEIIRFVAGG, encoded by the coding sequence TTGATAGTAAATGGAGAAAAAATGGAATTCCAGGATGGAATAACAATTTCAGAGCTTTTGGAAGCCTTAAGTATTGATTCCAATAATGTAGCTGTGGAGGTGGATATGGAAATTGCAGAAAGAGGTCGGTTCGGGAATATAAAGTTGAACAGCAATTCAAATGTAGAGATAATACGCTTTGTAGCTGGAGGCTAA
- a CDS encoding MDR family MFS transporter produces MKTSRRGIIAAVMVAMVLAAVENTVVTVAVPTIVKDLNGFQSVSWVFSLYLLTASITTPIYGKLADLYGRKDTLSIGIGIFLIGSFLCGLSTNMYELMVFRAIQGSGAGAIYTVTYTIIGDQFSVFERAKVQGWLSSAWGISSLIGPFVGGTLIDALSWHWIFFINMPFGIISIVLLQKSIVENFERKKAAVDYCGIIFLTSAIVALLMVFMTDDKNYGIELSRIIACVTIFTVSSVMFYRAEKKAEEPIMPFEIFRGSNITINTISFISSAVLIGIGVYMSIYVQNVLGYNAAVAGLSMSPMSVTWFLVTFFLGDKIGKYGEKAIVVFSSFIIIMGTACLLTLGINSSLLLVMSFSAILGIGFGLNFTILTIAIQESVNYDMKGAATASNALIRNLGQTIGISIFGSIFNFSIVENSLNSGIHSVFLVMCALDAIVLVISFTLSSALKKL; encoded by the coding sequence ATGAAAACATCCAGGAGGGGAATAATTGCTGCGGTAATGGTTGCCATGGTGCTTGCTGCCGTGGAGAATACTGTTGTTACTGTAGCTGTACCGACTATAGTAAAAGATTTAAATGGATTTCAGTCTGTGAGCTGGGTGTTTTCACTTTACCTTTTAACTGCTTCTATAACTACTCCGATCTATGGTAAATTGGCAGATCTTTATGGTAGAAAAGATACTCTTTCAATAGGAATAGGAATATTTTTGATAGGAAGTTTTCTGTGCGGTTTATCAACGAATATGTATGAATTGATGGTTTTTCGTGCAATTCAGGGAAGTGGTGCAGGAGCTATATATACGGTTACCTATACTATAATAGGGGATCAATTTTCTGTTTTTGAAAGGGCAAAAGTTCAGGGATGGCTGAGCAGTGCCTGGGGAATATCCAGCTTAATTGGGCCATTTGTAGGAGGAACTTTGATAGATGCGTTATCATGGCACTGGATTTTCTTTATCAACATGCCTTTTGGAATAATTTCAATAGTGCTGCTTCAGAAAAGCATTGTAGAGAATTTTGAAAGAAAAAAGGCAGCTGTGGATTATTGCGGAATAATATTTTTGACATCGGCGATTGTAGCACTACTTATGGTTTTCATGACAGACGATAAGAATTATGGAATTGAACTTTCGAGAATCATAGCTTGTGTAACAATTTTTACAGTATCAAGTGTGATGTTTTACAGAGCGGAAAAAAAGGCTGAGGAACCAATTATGCCCTTTGAGATATTCAGGGGCTCTAATATAACAATAAATACAATAAGCTTTATATCATCGGCAGTATTGATTGGAATAGGAGTATATATGTCAATATATGTGCAGAATGTACTTGGGTATAATGCTGCCGTAGCAGGACTTTCAATGTCTCCAATGTCTGTTACGTGGTTTCTGGTTACATTTTTTCTGGGAGATAAAATAGGCAAATATGGAGAGAAAGCCATAGTAGTGTTTAGCAGTTTTATTATAATTATGGGAACGGCTTGTTTGCTTACTCTTGGTATAAATTCTTCACTTCTGCTTGTGATGTCGTTTTCAGCAATACTTGGAATTGGTTTTGGACTGAATTTTACTATCCTAACCATAGCAATACAGGAGTCGGTGAATTATGACATGAAAGGTGCGGCTACAGCTTCAAATGCACTTATACGTAATTTAGGACAAACTATAGGAATCAGTATTTTTGGAAGTATTTTTAATTTTAGTATAGTGGAGAATTCATTGAATTCTGGAATTCATTCTGTATTTCTGGTCATGTGTGCTTTGGATGCCATAGTACTTGTTATATCGTTTACTTTATCCAGCGCTTTGAAAAAATTATAA
- a CDS encoding methyl-accepting chemotaxis protein, with protein sequence MENTIEINNTFQKAFDILIPYMHYFFDDEIAFTMSTTTNFIKVVNSENINMNAKPGDPLRPKGAAYECIKAGKPIVTIVPKETFGVEIKAIGIPVKEDDKIIGSVVLVKSMERHYKFLEASKILSKAIQGISKASEVITSDVEKSVNSNENILSEVKDAAEKTKNTDEVLDFIKNIASKTNLLGLNAAIEASRAGENGKGFTVVANEIRKLSSSSTESVSQINSILKEIEKSVNNISSGISSTSDTFKDQLSQIQELNASISNLTILINKLNELSE encoded by the coding sequence ATGGAAAATACTATTGAAATTAATAACACATTCCAAAAAGCTTTTGATATTCTAATCCCTTATATGCACTACTTTTTCGACGATGAGATAGCCTTTACTATGTCAACTACTACCAACTTCATAAAGGTAGTAAACAGTGAAAATATAAACATGAATGCAAAACCCGGCGATCCTTTGAGACCTAAAGGGGCTGCCTATGAATGCATAAAGGCCGGCAAACCAATAGTAACAATAGTTCCCAAGGAAACCTTTGGTGTTGAAATAAAAGCCATAGGAATACCAGTAAAAGAGGATGATAAAATAATAGGCAGTGTAGTTTTGGTTAAAAGCATGGAACGTCACTATAAATTTCTGGAGGCTTCTAAAATATTGTCAAAAGCCATTCAGGGAATTTCAAAAGCTTCAGAAGTTATAACTTCTGATGTAGAAAAATCGGTAAATTCCAATGAAAACATATTGTCGGAAGTCAAGGATGCTGCAGAAAAAACTAAAAATACAGATGAAGTATTAGATTTTATTAAAAATATAGCTTCTAAGACAAATCTTTTAGGCCTAAATGCAGCTATTGAGGCTTCAAGGGCAGGAGAAAACGGAAAAGGGTTTACTGTAGTTGCAAATGAAATACGAAAGTTGTCAAGTTCAAGTACTGAGTCTGTATCCCAAATAAACTCCATACTTAAGGAAATAGAAAAATCGGTAAATAATATATCCAGTGGAATAAGTTCCACCTCAGATACATTCAAGGATCAACTTTCCCAGATTCAAGAACTTAATGCTTCCATAAGCAATCTTACTATATTAATTAACAAACTCAATGAGCTATCTGAATAA
- the thiH gene encoding 2-iminoacetate synthase ThiH, with the protein MGIYEEIKKYEDFDFDGFFENVTDSKVENILLKDRISREDFLALLSPAAERYLEPMARKAREISIRNFGKSIVLYTPMYIANYCTNKCIYCGYNVENKIVRKKMTYEEIEREAKAISQTGLKHIILLTGESRYHCPMEYLKEAVKILKKYFASICLEIYPLEEDEYRELVELGADSLTVYQETYNEDVYKTVHLAGKKRDYRYRLEALDRGCRAGIHSVGMSALLGLYKWRNEVFLTGVHAEYISKNYPSVEISMSVPRIRPHAGSPIKIYEVTDKNLVQAAMAYKIFLQRAGINITTREGAEMRNNLIPLGVTKMSAGVTTEVGGHSLDDEDKGEGQFIISDSRSVDEIKDEIEKQGYNAVFKDWQYC; encoded by the coding sequence TTGGGAATTTATGAAGAAATAAAAAAATATGAGGATTTTGATTTTGACGGATTTTTTGAGAATGTTACTGACTCAAAAGTAGAAAATATACTTTTGAAAGATAGAATTTCACGGGAAGATTTTTTGGCACTTTTATCTCCAGCGGCAGAAAGGTATCTTGAACCCATGGCCAGAAAAGCTAGAGAGATAAGTATAAGGAATTTTGGAAAGAGTATAGTTTTGTATACACCTATGTATATTGCAAATTATTGTACAAATAAATGCATTTACTGCGGATACAATGTAGAGAACAAAATTGTACGAAAAAAGATGACCTATGAGGAAATTGAAAGAGAGGCCAAAGCAATATCACAAACGGGCCTGAAACATATAATACTGCTTACAGGTGAATCAAGGTATCATTGCCCTATGGAATACCTGAAAGAAGCTGTAAAAATACTCAAGAAATATTTTGCTTCCATATGTCTTGAAATATATCCTCTTGAGGAGGATGAGTACAGGGAGCTTGTAGAACTTGGTGCTGACAGTTTGACGGTATACCAGGAAACCTATAATGAAGATGTATATAAGACAGTGCATCTTGCAGGGAAGAAGAGAGACTATAGATATAGACTGGAGGCACTTGACAGGGGATGCAGGGCAGGAATACATTCTGTAGGAATGAGTGCACTTCTGGGACTTTACAAGTGGAGAAATGAAGTATTTCTGACAGGTGTTCATGCCGAGTATATTTCAAAGAATTATCCCTCCGTTGAAATAAGTATGTCTGTTCCAAGAATAAGACCTCATGCCGGAAGCCCAATCAAGATATATGAAGTAACTGACAAAAATTTAGTACAGGCTGCTATGGCATATAAGATATTTCTGCAGAGAGCGGGTATCAATATTACTACAAGAGAGGGAGCGGAAATGAGAAACAACCTTATTCCACTTGGAGTTACGAAAATGTCTGCAGGTGTCACTACCGAAGTTGGAGGACATTCATTGGATGATGAAGATAAAGGAGAAGGCCAGTTTATAATATCCGATAGCAGATCAGTTGATGAAATAAAGGATGAGATAGAGAAGCAGGGATACAATGCAGTATTCAAGGACTGGCAGTATTGTTAA
- a CDS encoding GNAT family N-acetyltransferase codes for MIKNLLKGSKIILTAFREDDLKILEAWYNDVSFLRNYDMISSFPMSLYELKPMIEDVKKSPDKFIFAVRNTSNGEFIGVTGFENILWNNGVATIYIGIGNESYRGVGIGREALSLTIEFGFEELNLHRIQLTVLSYNTPAIKLYEKVGFKREGTYREFIHRDNKRYDMYLYGLLRNEWQSNQPINKLK; via the coding sequence ATGATAAAAAATTTACTAAAAGGATCAAAAATCATACTGACCGCTTTTAGAGAAGACGATCTGAAAATATTGGAAGCATGGTACAATGACGTATCATTTTTAAGAAACTATGATATGATATCATCTTTTCCAATGTCACTATATGAATTAAAGCCTATGATAGAAGATGTAAAAAAATCTCCCGATAAATTTATATTTGCTGTAAGAAACACTTCAAATGGCGAATTCATAGGAGTTACAGGCTTTGAAAATATATTGTGGAACAATGGAGTTGCTACCATATACATAGGCATAGGGAATGAATCATATCGTGGAGTCGGTATAGGTAGAGAGGCCCTGAGTCTCACTATTGAATTTGGATTTGAGGAACTTAATCTTCACAGAATACAATTAACTGTATTATCCTACAACACACCAGCTATAAAATTATATGAAAAGGTGGGATTTAAAAGGGAGGGAACTTACAGGGAATTTATACATAGGGATAACAAAAGATATGATATGTATCTGTATGGCCTTCTTAGAAATGAATGGCAATCCAATCAACCTATTAACAAATTGAAATGA
- a CDS encoding HAD family hydrolase, with translation MIYSGIIFDLDGTLLNTLGDLANSMNFVLEKHGFPTHDIEKYNYFVGNGMKELVRRTLPFEEPEESLVEICLSQLKEQYSRKWHELTMPYAEIEELLDNLYNKDMKISVLSNKPDEFTKLMIDKFFGLKRFDFVFGSRGGVPNKPDPYSALEIARLSKIEPSKYLYLGDTDVDMKTANNAGMYAIGVTWGFRSADELLENGANVLIHNPMELMKFIK, from the coding sequence ATGATTTATTCTGGAATCATATTTGATCTTGACGGCACACTTCTCAATACACTTGGCGACCTTGCAAACTCAATGAATTTTGTACTTGAAAAACATGGTTTTCCAACTCACGATATTGAGAAATATAATTACTTTGTAGGAAACGGAATGAAAGAGCTCGTAAGACGTACGCTGCCCTTTGAAGAACCCGAAGAATCACTAGTAGAGATATGCCTGTCACAACTTAAAGAACAATACAGCAGAAAATGGCATGAACTTACAATGCCTTATGCTGAAATAGAGGAATTGCTTGACAATCTCTACAATAAAGATATGAAAATATCTGTTTTGTCAAATAAACCGGATGAATTTACTAAATTAATGATTGATAAATTTTTTGGGCTGAAGCGTTTTGACTTTGTATTTGGTTCAAGGGGTGGTGTACCTAATAAGCCTGATCCCTATTCGGCACTTGAAATAGCAAGGCTATCCAAAATTGAGCCATCTAAATACCTTTACCTTGGGGATACAGATGTCGATATGAAAACTGCAAACAACGCTGGAATGTATGCCATAGGTGTTACCTGGGGATTCAGAAGTGCCGATGAATTGCTAGAAAATGGTGCAAATGTACTTATCCACAATCCCATGGAACTCATGAAATTTATAAAATAG
- a CDS encoding ATP-binding protein translates to MIRKIVNINKEKCNGCGLCVNACHEGAIKIVDGKAELISDEYCDGLGDCLPECPTGAINIVERESKPYDEEMVISTKKEKLPCGCPGTAARKINRKTGVNLKADNKIDNGVNDVENNVSELQQWPVQLKLINTKAPYLKNADLLVAADCTAYAYGGFHKDFIKGRITVIGCPKLDDISYYEDKLAEIISNNDLKSITVVRMEVPCCRGIVSAVKNAMLKSQTIIPYREVVVSTDGNIIS, encoded by the coding sequence ATGATAAGAAAAATAGTTAATATAAATAAGGAAAAATGTAATGGATGTGGACTGTGTGTTAATGCCTGCCACGAAGGTGCAATAAAAATAGTTGATGGAAAAGCTGAACTCATAAGTGATGAGTATTGTGATGGATTGGGGGATTGCCTTCCTGAATGTCCTACAGGTGCAATAAATATAGTTGAAAGGGAAAGCAAGCCATATGATGAAGAAATGGTCATAAGCACGAAAAAGGAAAAGCTGCCCTGCGGGTGCCCTGGAACAGCGGCCAGAAAAATAAATAGAAAAACTGGTGTTAATTTGAAAGCTGATAATAAAATCGATAATGGAGTCAACGATGTAGAAAATAATGTATCTGAATTACAACAGTGGCCGGTTCAGTTGAAGCTTATAAACACAAAGGCTCCTTATTTGAAAAATGCGGATCTTTTGGTAGCTGCAGATTGCACTGCCTATGCCTATGGAGGGTTTCACAAGGACTTCATAAAAGGCCGTATTACAGTTATAGGATGTCCTAAATTAGATGATATATCCTATTATGAAGATAAACTTGCAGAGATAATTTCAAATAACGATTTAAAAAGTATAACTGTTGTAAGAATGGAAGTTCCGTGCTGCAGGGGAATTGTAAGTGCGGTGAAAAATGCAATGTTGAAGTCTCAGACAATAATTCCATATAGGGAAGTTGTTGTTTCAACTGATGGCAATATCATAAGCTAG